The following are encoded in a window of Oreochromis aureus strain Israel breed Guangdong linkage group 10, ZZ_aureus, whole genome shotgun sequence genomic DNA:
- the ska2 gene encoding spindle and kinetochore-associated protein 2 isoform X2 — METTVEKLEAMFLKAEADLDYIEKRLKLDFINSSAENGCPAENNLAVVLENLKAIKSKHSALCSQVKELTSAQKESVDSIRNNLSSVMELLQHFEQTTDMEVCSAVAASHQEQPQSSECEELTAAMLESLPSSVRSNIKLADLNAFYQQLQQHLGKSNRGSLSVQKMKQLKMNVSDAKLKVLQQLSLVELDSKGHVRLVL; from the exons ATGGAGACAACAGTTGAAAAGCTTGAGGCGATG TTTCTGAAGGCAGAGGCAGACCTGGATTACATTGAGAAGCGGTTGAAGCTGGACTTCATCAACAGCAGTGCAGAAAATGGATGTCCAGCTGAG AACAACCTGGCAGTGGTGCTGGAGAACCTGAAGGCTATAAAGTCCAAACACTCAGCCCTGTGCTCGCAGGTGAAGGAGCTCACGAGTGCACAGAAGGAGTCTGTAGACTCGATCAGAAACAACCTCAGCAGCGTCATGGAGCTGCTGCAACACTTTGAACAGACCACTGATATGGAG GTGTGTTCAGCTGTAGCAGCTTCTCACCAAGAGCAGCCACAAA GCAGTGAGTGTGAGGAACTGACTGCAGCCATGCTGGAGTCGCTTCCCTCGAGCGTACGCTCCAACATCAAGTTAGCTGACCTCAATGCATTctaccagcagctgcagcaacaTCTGGGCAAAAGTAACAG GGGATCGCTTAGCGTGCAGAAGATGAAGCAGTTGAAGATGAATGTGAGCGATGCTAAGCTGAAGGTCCTGCAACAACTGTCTTTAGTTGAGCTGGACAGTAAAGGCCATGTTCGTCTTGTGCTCTGA
- the tiprl gene encoding TIP41-like protein: MLASLSMMMSHGFKSSKQDFNFGPWKVTASKNHIMKSKDIERLAEDMNMPSLPEMLFGDNILRIQHTDGYGIEFNAVDALKRVSNMEDSVKVACAQEWQESRADSEHSKDVIRPYDWTYTTDYRGTLTGESMQIKVSETAERIDMEKLKAREHIMFFDEVLLFEDELHDHGVSMLSVKIRVMPTSFFLLMRFFLRVDGVLIRINDTRLYHEAGKDYMLREFTTRESKISELKNVPAPLFTDPNEVAQYLTLKMTECEKLELPVLQTHTADNKVIE; the protein is encoded by the exons ATGCTGGCCTCTCTGTCCATGATGATGTCACATGGTTTCAAGAGCAGTAAGCAGGACTTCAACTTTGGACCATGGAAAGTGACTGCTTCCAAAAACCACATTATGAAGTCCAAAGACATTGAACG GTTAGCAGAAGACATGAACATGCCTTCTCTTCCAGAGATGTTGTTTGGAGACAACATACTGCGCATCCAACACACGGACGGTTACGGGATTGAATTCAATGCTGTTGATGCTCTGAAGAGAGTCAGCAACATGGAGGATAGTGTCAAGGTGGCGTGTGCTCAGGAATGGCAGGAGAGCAG AGCTGATTCTGAACACTCCAAAGATGTGATCCGACCTTATGACTGGACTTACACCACAGACTACAGAGGGACTCTGACAGGAGAAAGCATGCAGATAAAG GTGTCTGAGACAGCCGAGCGTATTGACATGGAGAAGCTTAAGGCTCGGGAACacatcatgttctttgatgagGTGCTGCTGTTTGAAGATGAGCTGCACGACCATGGAGTCTCTATGCTTAGCGTCAAAATT CGAGTGATGCCGACCAGCTTCTTCCTGTTGATGCGTTTCTTCCTGCGAGTGGACGGAGTGCTGATTAGAATAAATGATACTCGACTATATCACGAG GCTGGGAAGGATTACATGCTGCGAGAGTTCACTACGAGGGAAAGCAAAATCTCAGAGCTGAAG AATGTTCCGGCTCCACTGTTCACTGATCCCAATGAGGTGGCCCAGTACTTAACCCTGAAGATGACCGAGTGTGAGAAGCTGGAACTTCCTGTGCTGCAGACTCACACAGCTGATAATAAAGTCATTGAGTGA
- the ska2 gene encoding spindle and kinetochore-associated protein 2 isoform X1 — protein METTVEKLEAMFLKAEADLDYIEKRLKLDFINSSAENGCPAENNLAVVLENLKAIKSKHSALCSQVKELTSAQKESVDSIRNNLSSVMELLQHFEQTTDMEVETLTESERESVALLSAVSCTTAEVCSAVAASHQEQPQSSECEELTAAMLESLPSSVRSNIKLADLNAFYQQLQQHLGKSNRGSLSVQKMKQLKMNVSDAKLKVLQQLSLVELDSKGHVRLVL, from the exons ATGGAGACAACAGTTGAAAAGCTTGAGGCGATG TTTCTGAAGGCAGAGGCAGACCTGGATTACATTGAGAAGCGGTTGAAGCTGGACTTCATCAACAGCAGTGCAGAAAATGGATGTCCAGCTGAG AACAACCTGGCAGTGGTGCTGGAGAACCTGAAGGCTATAAAGTCCAAACACTCAGCCCTGTGCTCGCAGGTGAAGGAGCTCACGAGTGCACAGAAGGAGTCTGTAGACTCGATCAGAAACAACCTCAGCAGCGTCATGGAGCTGCTGCAACACTTTGAACAGACCACTGATATGGAG GTTGAGACACTGACAGAGTCAGAGCGAGAGTCTGTAGCACTGCTAAGTGCTGTCAGTTGCACCACAGCTGAG GTGTGTTCAGCTGTAGCAGCTTCTCACCAAGAGCAGCCACAAA GCAGTGAGTGTGAGGAACTGACTGCAGCCATGCTGGAGTCGCTTCCCTCGAGCGTACGCTCCAACATCAAGTTAGCTGACCTCAATGCATTctaccagcagctgcagcaacaTCTGGGCAAAAGTAACAG GGGATCGCTTAGCGTGCAGAAGATGAAGCAGTTGAAGATGAATGTGAGCGATGCTAAGCTGAAGGTCCTGCAACAACTGTCTTTAGTTGAGCTGGACAGTAAAGGCCATGTTCGTCTTGTGCTCTGA
- the riox2 gene encoding ribosomal oxygenase 2 gives MPKKSKTPSVKRRSADQEQPAVKRSKEEQSDTSTLCFQSPATLFESLIQPMGTDQFFSEYWEKKPLHLQRSDPGTALYYQSLFQLCDLQSLCSQGLEYYRDINVVRCVNGKKKLLNKEGRVKHSVLNKIMSQNKATVQYHQPQRFKDELWRIQEKLECFFGALVGSNIYITPEESQGLPPHYDDVEVFILQLEGQKHWHLYNPTVPLAAEYSVQSEDSIGIPTHDIILKAGDLLYFPRGTIHQARTPAGVNCSIHLTLSTYQRMSWGDLLLDAFPSLLCDRSRREVSLREGMPRRLLLSSSEGLHTNKRLAACLRSLADEMETGMQELGFTHMKRDFIMNRLPPYCQQQLSSPSGKSPALKDTVILTFNDHMVITVEPRPQSTDDATELVVFVLHSLKNQREGHMMGDSCDDQEERSISTGLQFPLSYLQALRQLQLAEQLVVAQLQLPTQEDKLNLALALWSENLLRVL, from the exons ATgccaaagaaaagcaaaactccGAGTGTAAAGAGACGGAGCGCTGACCAAGAGCAGCCCGCTGTTAAACGAAGCAAAGAGGAGCAGAGCGACACTTCAACCCTTTGCTTCCAGAGCCCAGCCACACTGTTCGAGAGCCTCATCCAGCCAATGGGGACAGATCAGTTCTTCTCAGAGTATTGGGAGAAGAAACCTCTTCATCTGCAGAGGTCTGATCCTGGCACAGCCTTGTACTACCAGTCTCtgtttcagctgtgtgacctgcAGAGCCTGTGTTCTCAGGGTCTCGAGTACTACAGGGACATCAACGTCGTTCGCTGCGTCAACGGCAAGAAAAAGCTTCTGAACAAGGAAGGCCGAGTGAAGCACAGTGTTCTCAATAAGATCATGAGTCAGAACAAAGCCACCGTCCAGTACCACCAGCCGCAGAGGTTCAAG GATGAGCTGTGGAGGattcaggagaagctggagtGCTTCTTTGGGGCTCTGGTGGGCTCGAACATCTATATCACCCCAGAGGAGTCGCAGGGCCTTCCACCTCATTATGATGATGTAGAG GTGTTTATCTTGCAGCTGGAGGGACAGAAACATTGGCATCTTTATAATCCTACTGTTCCACTGGCAGCTGAATACAGCGTGCAGTCAGAGGACAGTATTGGCATCCCAACTCATGATATTATACTGAAG GCTGGAGATCTGCTGTACTTTCCTCGGGGAACCATCCATCAAGCCAGAACCCCAGCAGGAGTGAACTGCTCCATTCACTTAACTCTCAGCACCTACCAGAGAAT GTCATGGGGAGATTTGCTGTTGGACGCATTTCCCAGCTTACTGTGTGACCGCAGCAGGAGGGAAGTCAGCCTCAGAGAAGGGATGCCCAGAAGACTCTTACTG AGCAGCAGTGAAGGCCTGCACACCAACAAGCGGCTGGCCGCCTGCCTCAGATCTCTGGCTGACGAGATGGAAACTGGGATGCAGGAACTCGGCTTCACTCACATGAAGAGAGACTTCATCATGAACAGACTACCTCCTTACTGCCAGCAGCAGCTGTCTTCACCAT CTGGGAAGAGTCCTGCCTTGAAGGATACAGTGATTCTGACCTTTAATGACCACATGGTAATAACAGTGGAGCCCCGCCCACAGAGCACA gacGACGCCACAGAGCTGGTAGTATTTGTCTTGCATTCTTTGAAGAACCAGAGGGAAGGTCACATGATGGGCGACAGCTGTGATGACCAGGAAGAACGCAGCATCTCCACG GGCTTGCAGTTCCCCCTGTCCTACCTCCAGGCCCTGCGGCAGCTCcagctggcagagcagctggtTGTTGCCCAGCTTCAGCTGCCCACACAGGAGGACAAACTCAACCTGGCCCTTGCTCTGTGGAGTGAGAACCTGCTGCGTGTCCTGTAG